The window ttaaatttttttttttgttacttggTTTACATGCATATATCGCTTAGATTTTGTGAAGTTTTGATCATCCAGAGTGAAGAACTACCATCACAGGCCCTGTttatgctcatttgcatacgtAGTAAAGAGCGTGAAGTGGGAGGGGCTTGAAGCTCCCAACATGTGCCGCCAATTGCATATTGATTtaaatgcatgaaaaaaacTATTTGCATGGATTACTGTGTGCGTACGCATTCATAAAGCTCTGCAAGTGTTAGTGGCCATGTGCCGTATTTTGAAAGATTAGCCAGTTTTTGTACTGAGGCCCCTGGAGTCTCTAAAAGGCAATCACAACACACATCCATTCAAGAAAGGGGGCAACCATCCACGTCATACACCATTACTGAGTGGCAACTGAGTGCATGCTGCTGACATGCAAGTCAGGCAAGTGAACTTCTATGCAGTCATAGTAACTACTGAGAGAAATTTGGCTTGTGTAGGTGTTCTTAATGTAGTGTCCTCTATGTTTGTCTAGTCTTAAGTAGCAATTGCTTATCTTGTGTGGCACAATTTTAGATGCTCCATGTAGAAATCAAACCAAATGCCCTCCTGCAGGATTCCAAAAGACTGAAGCTATTTACACATAAGATGATTTATGCTTTTACAaagttttatatatttttttcgtTTGGTGTGTACATTTTGTAATTATTGATTTAAGTCTTTGGTGGCGTTTCAGTGATCTTGACACTTTGGTGTTTTCCTTTAAATGTGTAGATTGTCTCCCTCTTGTGGTTTGACTGTGTAGTGCGTCTGCTAAACAAAAACTTTCCTCCCCATAAAAAGTATCACTAATAATTCTTTGTGATGtacgtgcgtgtatgtgtccAATGCAGAAACAAGACTTAAAAGTCAGAAATTTGTCATGACATTTACACTACACAGCCACACCACAAGAGGGAGACATTCTCCAGGTTAAACGAGTGGATAGTTAGTTGGGAAAAATATTATAGAAGAATGCCTTATTGTGTTTTGAAGAGAGTATTCACtttaatttcatattttatttttgtttcactaTTTACTAAACTTGCTTGTGCTTTTGTGACGGGCTTGTTGTTCCATATAATATTcaggagatgttttttttaatctgacaCTATTAATCCTCACAATTGAGGATTTTCAGCCGAGCACATAACATCTGAGAAATTGCTGGGCCATCCTTTTTGTTTATGTTCACTCTACTTTTCTTGTTGTTCATGTTCAGTAACTCATGTAAAGTGAAGTCAGAGCAGCCGACACAAAAGAACCTCAGTGGCCAGGTGAGGATGGATGTGTTTCGTCGCATCATCGCAAGGACCTTGTATTAATTTTGTATTACTAACTGTTTACTTTTAAGGCTGATCGAGGCGACCATGCCACTGATGAGGAGAAGTTGGCCTGTAGCACATGTGTCAAAGCAGACAAGGACCAAAGCGGTGAGGAAATCAATTATCAGTTATCAGCATTCAGTTGTTCATCCATCTTTTATTTATCCTCCTGTAGACGTAATGAGCAgttgtcccaatacttttgtattGACACATAACTCAGTTAATGTCACTATTGTCCCAGGACCAGATAGCTCTTGTAGTTTAGTCAACACGCTTCAAAGCAATCTCTCGACCAAATCCAGGGAGAAGGTCATTAGTCCTTCCTGTTACACATACAGACAACGTAAATGATTAACGGGGGCTACCATGTTGTGTTGCGCCAACATGCTGTTAGTCGTGTGACTCTACAGTGCAGTCTGCGCTTATCTGCATGAGAAGACAAACAAGACGTGTCTTGCCATGTAAACATACTTTCTCAGAAGTTAACATGGAAATGAACTCTTTGTTTGGACTAGTAACAAAAACCAGCACTTTTCAAGAAAGCTGAATATCGTTTAAACCTATTCCCAGTAAATCATGCCAATACTGTTCACAGTTTGTTGTACCTTTCACTTGCAGGGATCTAGTTCTCATATTAAATGATGTCTTTCAGACGAAATCTGCCACGAGTCTTGCACACCGGAAGAGCCAGACAGCTGCACACTGGTGAGAACTGCACTTAATgtatataattttattatttcagaATTTATTAGTAAGTCACATGATCTTAGATGCAAGAGTCTTGCTGCAATACACTCCACAAAGATGGCCACATTTCCACTTATACCTTGAATCTGCAGCACAATGACGTGCGTCTCATGGTGGCCGCTGAGTTCCTTGGATTATGATTATCATCTGGGAGATTAGGTTGGGCCTTTTTTAATCCCAAGGAAGGGCAGAGACTGCATGATGGTGGGGGGGGTGATAAAGGCTGAGAGGTGAGcaaggtttgaaaaaataaagagcTGTTTAGTTTTGTTGATAGTAAAAAGTCGTTTCTTCAAGTTCCTTTTTGTTGCCCTTTCTCTGACGTATCCAAATAATGGCATTTGAAATCTGTCTTCTCTCTCGGTTCATGATACAGCATATTCTTGTTTTaagcaactgttttttttctccttcctcCCTTAGCACAAAGAAGACTCGAGTAAGTGGAAGAGCAAATCAGGAGGAAGTGGCATACAGAAAACGGGAAGTGAGGTTCTGGACTCCATCTGCATCAATGAGAAGGAGAAAGAAGCTGTTCTAACGCTCATCAGAGAGGAGGTACCAACTTTTAACATTACAAACAGTAATTGATCACGTTCCATTTCTGATCACACCTAATGACTCTTTTCTTAGATCTTCACGAAAGAGACTGAAGTGAACGAGTGGAAGAGGAAGTATGACGACAGCAGACAGGAAGTCAATGAGATGAGGTGAAGATGATCACAGAGACAGACAAacccagacagacagacagacagacgatGACTGTGTTTTGTGCTTTTACAGAAAGATTGTTGCCGAGTATGAAAAGACAATTGCTCAGATGATTGGTGAGTAggtccaaactatcttgacaGTCATTCTTATGAGCTGCTACTAGATTGACTGATCTCAATGATTCCGTCGTCCCTCAGAGGATGAGCAGAGGAACAGCCTGAGCTCCCAGAAGGCTCTGCATGCTGTAACCATGGAGAAAGATGCGGCGCTGACAGACCTAAACTCAGTGGAACGCTCCTTGTCTGACATTTTTCGGCGCTATGAGAACCTGAAGAGTACCCTTGATGGCTTTAAGAAAGTAAATGCTCTTGTTTCTCCACCTATCTGTCCATTTTTGTAACTCAAAACATCCAGGAGGTTTGTCCTGCAGAAGAAAGCATTTAACAATGCCACAAATTTGTGACGCAGGAATTTGGTTTCTCGACTATAGCAATGAGTCATTTGTGCTCACCAGTTTTTGGAAagtgagctgtgattggttgtgaggTCTCAGGTCACGCACAGCAGATGAAGAATGGCATGAGATGGGAAgaacgtttaaaaaaaaaaaaaaaagtcaaatgtgtcATGGGCGCTTCCTCTGCAGAATGAAGAGGCGCTGAAGAAATGTGCTCAGGAGTATCTGGCCAGAGTCAAGCAGGAGGAACAGAGATACCAGACACTCAAAGTCCATGCAGAGGAGAAGCTCGACAAGTAGGTACCATTAACAACTCTGAGAGGTTGCTGCTGAAAATATGACGGCTATTCTTTTTCGTGGTCCGGCCCCGTTCAGGGCCAATGAGGAGATCGCTCAGGTGCGCACAAAGGCGGCCTCCGAGAGCTTGGCGCTGAACGCCAGCCTGAGAAAGGAGCAAATGAAGAACGAGTCACTGGATCAAACCCTGCAGCAGAAGGTAAGCCGGCCCGAGCGCCATCTTTCTCTTTGTTAAATGAGTACATTGTCATTCCGTCCAATTTGTGCGACAGAATGAAGAGATTGAGGAGCTCACAAAGATCTGTGACGAGCTCATTGCCAAAATGGGCACCGGTGACTGAGACAAGTCATCACTGAGCTGAAGCTACCGATGACTTTTCACGCGTAGTCGTCTGTTTCGATTGCAATTTGTGGACCCCTCGTGCTTTTGGAAATCCTGCCTGCAAACAATAACAACGATGTGCTTGTGGCTGGACTGAAATTCCCAGCCGCTTAACGACGTAAATGTCATCCAACTCTCCCTGCATGGCGTCATCAAATTTAAGGCAGGCCGAAGTCCCTTTTGACTCGTATGCTCAGAAAAACTTAAAcaagatttattttatgtttatagcaatttgatttattcttcAAATAATGGAATTGTGTGGCATCAGATGATCGCCATGGTTGCACAACAAGAGAGATTGAGTCATTTGGGTGGACTAAAGCGCCTGAATGGCTTTGGACTGCTCCCcttttgcttaaaaaaattCTACAACTTCACTACAGCATAAAGATTGCACAGCTTTTaatcataaaaacagacaaTCAATGACTCCCCATGCAGATTATATAAACACTGCCattgttttttcattcaaGTAATGTTTATGTTAAAAATCAGAATAGTACCCAGCCAGACATTGGGACTGAAACAGCAAATATTAAATTCCTCTAACAACTGTGGATGGGGAAGGCCAAGTAccagctgcttttttttttcttttttttttttttttaacaatccCATTCTAATCATATTTCCCATCTGTGAACCATGTGTTTTAGTTCATGCCACGCTTTTCACActtttcaaaagaaatgtgaATGCAATGTGAATCTACAAAAAGCACCTACTACATGAAATGagattcatttaaataaaaagactAACCAGAACTTTACCCAAATAACACTAACCCACCACAAGTATACGGAAGGAAATATACCACATTGATTTCATTACATTGCTCCATTGTGTCAAATCTTGTGTGGAGATCTTGCAGCCTTTCAATGTACTGATGCACTTTtgcttaaataaataacagataTCACTTTTCTGTAATGTCAGGCTATTTATTAAGGCATTCCTAAATATACTAATACAGTTGGCACAGTCATGTGTTGTCAGTATGTACAATACACCACAGCGTTGCCCTCCCAACCAGTGACGTTGCATTCTATTGGTCCATAGACGTTTGAATCTCAAGTTCGTCGCAACATTCACCTTTGAAAACCATCACCCGGTCCACAAAAAGCTGAACTGTGTTGAAGCTTGTTCTGCTAAGTCAATTAGTGCAGTCTTTTGGCTGTGCAGCATAAATTGAGATTAGAGAGATTAGACTGTAATGCTTCTTCGCCAATGTCCGAAGCGTCCAATTTGGACATCCCCCCCGTCGCTCTCGCTGCTTTGTCTCATCCATTCGCTCTCTGGACCCATCGCCTGCTGCcatgaaggctccttttgtcctgCTGCTGGTGCTCTCTCTGGCCACTCACAGTAAGTTTTCATCACATACTCCAATGTTCTTTAGTGGGCTTGCTAAGAGGTCAAATAAATTAACATTTGTCATTGGAAGTTTAGCTTTTGGATAATATCTTTTTATTGAACAACATGCCGTTTTGGGTGATGCCCCACAAATGCTCGATAGGGTTTAAATCTGTAAACATGCTCGACCAGTTTGTGATGATGTATCAAAGTGAGACTGCATGCTTAGTTTGAAATCAGGTGTTCTTCCCTGTTCTGTCTGTAAAGGCGGTGCCCTCAAATGCCACACATGTGCAGCATCCAGCGAGGATGACTGTAACAAACAAGGCTCCGCCTCCTGCCCGCAGTATGCTGATGCCTGCGCCACCATCACCGGACCCCGTCAGTacaatacacacatacacctgAAAAGTTTCTGAGTTATGAATGTCGTACTTAACCATGGCATTTTTCTTGGCTGTATATggatgtatgtttttttttttgaggggcccaatcagatttcagctTACATGTGCTGCCATGTCAGTCTAGTTTGGCCAGGAACTTCAGAATAAGTGTGCTGGCCTATGTTACTTACACTATTTTAGCAattcgactttttttttaaccaattaTATCTCAAATTTCATGAGGTAACTGAACAGTAGTAATCAACACCCATAAACACAGGAAATGTAATAATTGGGATCTGTGGTGAGTATGATGCATCTGCGTCCTACTTTAGAGAATCTTGAACTTTGTGCGACTTCTCTTACAGACACAGTGCTCAAGTCGTGCACCTACAAGGCTTTTTGTGACAAAGCTCACGGCAGCAACTCTGGAGCCAAGATGGAGTGTTGTTATGGCGACAACTGTAACGGCCCGCACAGGAGCCACAGTCAAGGAGACCAGCACCATAGCGGCGCGGCAGCTCGAACTTGCAGCCCCGTCCTGCTGCTCAGTGTCGTGCTCCTGCGTCTAGCCGTTAGCTACGTGTAAACACTCTGACGCCACAGTTTATTGTATTCGCCTACAGTAATTCTCTTTTATTACATGATCCATCAGTTCAACCCCCAGCTGTTTCTGCAGTGCCCCACTGAGATTTTTACAACCTCTTGAATGTTAGGATGAGCTGCTGCATTCCTCTGGTTAGGCATTTGAAGAGTGTGGTGaataaaaaagttatttttaatgaCAGCCTTTCAAGCCTAGTTGGTTCATTGTTACCACCACAAGGTTGTTTTCACTCAGAGTTGTTGGGCTCTTTGGATTTTAATTTTGAGCACACAATAAGATTATGTTGGATTTTTGTAATAGTCTACGACCCCTGCCTTTTGCTGTCGACCAGTTTAGGGTGTTCCCGCCACAGTGAGGATTGTCAGTTTGGAGAATGTATCAGACTTCGCATTAATAGTACCCAAGAAAAACATCTCATAAACCCAATTCCAAACCAGCTGCAGTCTTGAGTTGATAATGAATAAGtggatggttttttttccctcataaTATTGCTGTCATACTGTGTTTAGTactttaattgtttttgttttgtatcagcttgtgtaaataaacaatataGTGACAACCATACTTTTCTACACATTTGACTACATAATGCATATTGTGACATTTACAGTTCAACTCCTGATGCAGAAAGGCCTGAGGACAGTGACATGGACAATCAAAGACATGCAGGAGAGACAATGAAAGGTTCTGTGGAAACTTGAAGGATGCAACATCCACTTGAAGTGACAGGATATGAAATCAGCGAGGTGGATCTGTGGCTCCAATCTAGTCATGACGTGCTGTCACTTCCTCTTAGCGGTGAGCTCTTTGCTAAAGATGAGCCTTAGTCCAACCCCGGCACGTAGCCCGCATCAGATGTGTACAAACGATCAAAGGTGTAATTCGAGAGTGTTTTGAAGAGCATTTTAACCTCATGACTCAATCTTTCATCATCCCATTGTGTGCTTAGGGATGAAACCTGAAACACACATTTCAAAGTATACAAGATGcaaatttaatgtatttttgacGCAAGTTTCAAAAATGGTCTttatatgtttatttatttatctttcaaagtgtcttcattttttgtatttaagtttgAACTATGAAAGTTTACACAATACCgattttttccatgcattaTAATTTAGAACTTTACCCTTAATTCATAAATGtcactaaataaataataatattaataataatttgctaatttattctttaaaaGTTATGTGCTAGACAATCAAATCAGGGCCAATTTAGAATCCGCACAaaaatcatgtaaaaaaatttGCTTGCCTCTGCTGTTAAAAATTGTCGTGAAAATTAGTTGACCAGTGTAATTGGgccaaaatgaattatttacaacaaaatatttttcaccttttgttttttgccatcGACGTATAGTGACAAGCAAAACAAGCACATgctcttccactagatggcagaagctTTGTACATATTTGTTTATCCATTTGTGATTTGTATTTAGTTGAGTgctggcagatttttttttttttattcctaatGTATAATAAATGACTTGGCTgcaggttgggaaacactcgAGTGCGTTTGTGCTTGACCTACTTGGGGAGCGTCAACAAACGAGCATGCACATTGTGCAAACTTAGTCAACTTCCATCACAACTAAAACTGCAGAATGCGGTTATACCGATTACATTATCCAGTGGAAATGCAGGGTCGAGGTTAAAGAACACACAATTTAGTCGAAATGTGTCTGCTAAGTTCCCCATATTGAGGAGGGCAAAGGAGTAGgcgaggaggcggaggaggaggaggcgggggatcACATCCGGGGCTGGTTTTATTCTAATAACGAACCTCCAACCCGGAAAAAGTGCTAAGAAGCAGACTTTTCTGTTATCGATCACACTGACAAATAAGCAGGGCGGGCAGGGGTCCTCTGGTGCACGCTGGACCtccaaaaagttgtttttaaaacttgTTGGCTTCCGACATGTAGGTCTACTGGTGTCGTCGCAAGTGTGCTTCGTAGCGGTCCTGGGAGCTGGTTGTGTTGGGGCAAGAGTCTGCGAGGCGGGTAAGTCCATACAGTGGAACGAATACATTGGCATTACTAGTCCGAGTGTTTGCGCACATggatgcgtgcgtgtgtgcgtttaGCATTGGTCGACACGAGCATGTCAGGTGTCGCTGAATACAGTCTGCGTACTGGCGTTCAAAGTtgtaatcatcatcattaccACAAgtgccaccaccaccaccatcatcatcattatcattatgATTATCATGATCATCATCGTCACGttgtgcatgcatgcgccAACTCAACTTGTAGTTCCTGTTAGCACGCCGCACGTTTATTGCAACTTCAGTGGCAACTCATGCCAATGTTCATGGGAAATCAAGTTGGCACGTCGATTGACGCTATGGATAAAGCATTTTGGACTATTTTAAAGTTGCAGCTACATTGGAACAATTTGGAGAAAGGCCCTTTTCTGTCCCAAGTGCCCCAGTGCACACAGCAAGGTCACAAAGCAATGATTGGATGAAGGAACTCCAGTGCTCT is drawn from Syngnathus acus chromosome 9, fSynAcu1.2, whole genome shotgun sequence and contains these coding sequences:
- the si:ch211-113d22.2 gene encoding uncharacterized protein si:ch211-113d22.2 isoform X1 yields the protein MKAPFVLLLVLSLATHSVLPCSVCKGGALKCHTCAASSEDDCNKQGSASCPQYADACATITGPHTVLKSCTYKAFCDKAHGSNSGAKMECCYGDNCNGPHRSHSQGDQHHSGAAARTCSPVLLLSVVLLRLAVSYV
- the LOC119127361 gene encoding transforming acidic coiled-coil-containing protein 1-like isoform X3; its protein translation is MGGSVSQHEKNPPRKNSISDSEGTYETPEAESPGVVKLLSQLDNSTLTDQFVDKNFSQDEVDALNNLTGSSPNNNSFGLNQNLNLTLTPKTSYQSKAASPAQRPPSLPVRSPLNTPDPSEVDDEAPVISNLSPDSNLNPGHDLQTHHDLLNGNVNSHNAKPACYQEGSAVDIITNSCKVKSEQPTQKNLSGQADRGDHATDEEKLACSTCVKADKDQSDEICHESCTPEEPDSCTLVRTALNHKEDSSKWKSKSGGSGIQKTGSEVLDSICINEKEKEAVLTLIREEIFTKETEVNEWKRKYDDSRQEVNEMRKIVAEYEKTIAQMIEDEQRNSLSSQKALHAVTMEKDAALTDLNSVERSLSDIFRRYENLKSTLDGFKKNEEALKKCAQEYLARVKQEEQRYQTLKVHAEEKLDKANEEIAQVRTKAASESLALNASLRKEQMKNESLDQTLQQKNEEIEELTKICDELIAKMGTGD
- the si:ch211-113d22.2 gene encoding uncharacterized protein si:ch211-113d22.2 isoform X2 — protein: MKAPFVLLLVLSLATHSGALKCHTCAASSEDDCNKQGSASCPQYADACATITGPHTVLKSCTYKAFCDKAHGSNSGAKMECCYGDNCNGPHRSHSQGDQHHSGAAARTCSPVLLLSVVLLRLAVSYV
- the LOC119127361 gene encoding transforming acidic coiled-coil-containing protein 1-like isoform X1 — its product is MSWLSPVQWAKWTWSAVTGVSGDDNDDNSDSEGTYETPEAESPGVVKLLSQLDNSTLTDQFVDKNFSQDEVDALNNLTGSSPNNNSFGLNQNLNLTLTPKTSYQSKAASPAQRPPSLPVRSPLNTPDPSEVDDEAPVISNLSPDSNLNPGHDLQTHHDLLNGNVNSHNAKPACYQEGSAVDIITNSCKVKSEQPTQKNLSGQADRGDHATDEEKLACSTCVKADKDQSDEICHESCTPEEPDSCTLVRTALNHKEDSSKWKSKSGGSGIQKTGSEVLDSICINEKEKEAVLTLIREEIFTKETEVNEWKRKYDDSRQEVNEMRKIVAEYEKTIAQMIEDEQRNSLSSQKALHAVTMEKDAALTDLNSVERSLSDIFRRYENLKSTLDGFKKNEEALKKCAQEYLARVKQEEQRYQTLKVHAEEKLDKANEEIAQVRTKAASESLALNASLRKEQMKNESLDQTLQQKNEEIEELTKICDELIAKMGTGD
- the LOC119127361 gene encoding transforming acidic coiled-coil-containing protein 1-like isoform X2 — its product is MSWLSPVQWAKWTWSAVTGVSGDDNDDNSDSEGTYETPEAESPGVVKLLSQLDNSTLTDQFVDKNFSQDEVDALNNLTGSSPNNNSFGLNQNLNLTLTPKTSYQSKAASPAQRPPSLPVRSPLNTPDPSEVDDEAPVISNLSPDSNLNPGHDLQTHHDLLNGNVNSHNAKPACYQEGSAVDIITNSCKVKSEQPTQKNLSGQADRGDHATDEEKLACSTCVKADKDQSDEICHESCTPEEPDSCTLHKEDSSKWKSKSGGSGIQKTGSEVLDSICINEKEKEAVLTLIREEIFTKETEVNEWKRKYDDSRQEVNEMRKIVAEYEKTIAQMIEDEQRNSLSSQKALHAVTMEKDAALTDLNSVERSLSDIFRRYENLKSTLDGFKKNEEALKKCAQEYLARVKQEEQRYQTLKVHAEEKLDKANEEIAQVRTKAASESLALNASLRKEQMKNESLDQTLQQKNEEIEELTKICDELIAKMGTGD